One Paraburkholderia sp. PREW-6R genomic region harbors:
- a CDS encoding DUF4118 domain-containing protein: protein MKVENSRRWAPRGRKRWITAAAALCTAAAIRSVLHPLLGPIMPGTAFLIAAVLVEYYCGLAPAICVMIAGLWLADYLFVPPYGRLDIIDASDVRLLVSYPLITIIVITLVERLKRAQYRAELLASVAHSRYEVLLRGDNERLLARRATDEMHRMLHHIAQHNQSLILIKALDPTTSAPPGSLVATAATSTTDGIIDDESFRTGIAYGTRHSDVHPDDLARVNDRLVPGHHRMRFLAHEHDWHAVECVCERFITPSGEFLILRAED from the coding sequence ATGAAAGTCGAAAACTCTCGCCGCTGGGCGCCGCGAGGCCGCAAACGGTGGATTACCGCGGCGGCGGCACTGTGTACCGCCGCCGCCATCCGTTCAGTCCTGCACCCGCTGCTTGGTCCGATCATGCCGGGCACCGCGTTTCTCATCGCTGCCGTGCTTGTCGAATATTACTGCGGCCTCGCGCCCGCAATCTGCGTGATGATAGCGGGATTGTGGCTCGCCGATTATCTGTTCGTTCCGCCGTACGGTCGCCTGGATATTATCGACGCGTCGGACGTCCGACTGCTGGTGTCCTATCCGCTCATCACGATTATTGTCATTACGCTGGTCGAGCGCCTGAAGCGCGCGCAGTACCGCGCTGAACTACTCGCGTCTGTCGCGCACTCGCGCTATGAGGTGCTGCTGCGCGGCGATAACGAACGCTTGCTCGCGCGTCGTGCTACGGATGAAATGCATCGCATGCTGCATCACATTGCCCAGCACAACCAATCACTCATTCTGATCAAGGCACTCGATCCGACGACGAGCGCGCCGCCCGGCAGTCTCGTTGCAACAGCGGCAACTTCCACGACCGACGGCATTATCGACGACGAATCGTTTCGCACCGGCATCGCTTATGGCACCCGGCATTCCGACGTGCATCCGGATGATCTCGCGCGCGTGAACGACCGGTTGGTGCCGGGCCATCACCGCATGCGTTTTCTAGCGCATGAACACGATTGGCATGCGGTCGAATGCGTGTGCGA